The Setaria viridis chromosome 2, Setaria_viridis_v4.0, whole genome shotgun sequence DNA window CGACTCAGTGCCCCCTCTTACCCCTTTgaggtaagattaccccagactgaagtctctaattaattagccaagatcagagTCATaaagttcttgtggttgtactattttcctggATGGTCGCTACGTGTTCCACTTAAGCATTATCATGGTATCATAAACAAAGCATGGGTAGAGGGATGGTtaaggacacttgcctttctccaaataATAGATGCTCTTACTGTTCTTTAGCTCTTCCtcaatcttcaaatctttcgaacaacgatccttctactcgaagcaatcaccggtacaaacatacaaagcaaacaaataagtacaactaagaacaatatagcaaaacaaaagaaaagctttaaaagagcgtattAAAGGATAGGGCTTGATTCTAAGATCACGCGAACGCAAGAAACGCTTGGAAcgaaactatggttgaaaatacaaagctatcgagagatttATATTATAAAAGAAAATACAATGGCTAtgtgcttcatttattttagttgagaaaaataatgtaaagatatttcagtTGGATTAGTCAAGTTATATTTACATAGAAAAGATGATGTAAaacttagtccaattttatttataaacatttaAGTATAATTCAATCAAATTAAGCATTTGATTTTAAAAGAAGCATGTAAAAGCATCTAAGCGTAAAACTTTACgattcgggttgaactaaccaaatataatcaaaaacacatttatattcatattagtcaaattaacatttaattatgaaaacttgagatataacctatgtagcttttatttataaaacaaattgaatacaCAGAATCAAATTGagtttaatttatgaaaagctgaggtatatctctaattagctttttATTGGAAGAACATTTAAGAGTAAgcattaaccaaatttatatttATTATGGAAACTAgtttataacactaaatagctTCTAATTAAAGACAACACTAAATAGCTTCTAATAggtattaaccaaattaatattaaatttattttcaaaaacatgcaatgatggaaaacatcaccactaacgtgtaatttatattgttatgaatctaacgcaacttgaacagATAGAAATAGAGCTAAAACGTGTAAGATATGGCCTACAAGATAAAGGGCTTAActgcgagaaaactaaacttccaggGGTCTAACTGCGAGAAACCTAGGGCACAAACCTAATTTCATGTAGAAACCTGAGGGCTAAACTGCAAAACAGCctcatcttcttcaacctccagatGCATCCCGGTCTAACCGCTCGGCCGGTGGATGGTTCTGTCCGGCGGCACTCGGGccgagaggtggcggcgggcgacTCGACCAagagcgcgggcggcgggcggtgcagCGCACGACGGTGGCcgctggcggcggagcaggaggcaCGGGTGGTGACCGGTGGCGCAGGTGAGGCGCATCGCAAggcaaggcggcggtggcgcgcagCTGGCGGTGGCGTGAGGTGGCAGCGGCAGCCAGAGGCATGgaacggcgtcggcggcgctggCAAGGcagcgaggtggcggcggtgcagcagGATGCAAGGAGGGCGGCAGTTGGGTGCGGGCCTCGCCCTTTATAGCCGCGCATGTTGAGGAAACCAGGAtaggtttttcttttttctgaaaacaTTTCCCatgtaaataaaaatccaaaaaaTCTATATAATTTATTTAAACCACGAAAAAACTttgaaaatcccaaaaatttatGGAAAAATTTTGGAGATAGAATGGGAGACGAGGAGtacaaataaaatacttgaagcttgtgaaaaagattttagatccttccaaaaattggattaagctcttagaaaaggagaataaatttcaAAAAGGCTGGAAAATTCTTAGAAGGTTCAGGACATCATCTAAATGCATTCTTATAACTTTTGCACccatgaaacaccaagatgcattggtatgaatgcaacacgcagaacaaccttatttaatttagaaatacaaataattatttttcctatactaaattttctgtggggaaaaataaatgttgagtaattttttaaaattatgagaaaatcattgtttaattattctttttattcacatcctaAAATTAAAAAATTTCAGAGTGTTACAAAACTTCGCTGTTATAAAGAAAGAAACAAGCAACAATAAACTTCCCGATGCTTCTTAATCCTATGCGGTGAGTTGGCTGCATAGTGATCCATATTTAGCCCACGCACATGCTGTAGTTCGACAAAAATTCGGGGGTAGGACCATTCTTCTCGAAGGCACTTGCAGCTTACATGCAACACATAAATCCTCCAAGAACGCTATATGCACTACAGCTAGTTAAAGGCACCGTCCTCTACATAGTGTTCTTTTTTTTGCGGGTTTCGACATAGTGTTCAACGCTTTTGCTCAGATATTTCTACCTTAGTAGGCAACTGGCAATTGTACGGTAGCTGAGTAATTcactgctactactactacaaaCTAGTTATCACCATCACATCTATTACTGCCGGATTTGCACTAACCGACAGTAATGAGTTGTTACTGCGGGGTTGTTACATATGATCCGACAATAAAAGTAGAGCTGGTCAATTTACGAAATGGCAGTGATAGTATATATATCACTACTATCAATACCGGGTAATGTTACGTCCGAGCTCTCGGACCCGAAATTAAGAGTCTTACAGGGGATAAAAAAAACACAGCTGCATTGTAACACAGCAAAGAACAGTGATGTTTATGTAACACCAATTGATACGTAGAGTCCTACATCCATTTTATTTCTAACAACATCCACCAGACATTATAATTTTATCACAAGTTCCACTGTTCCAGAGTCAAAAGGTAGCAAGCGTACCCTGCTGTCATGTCATTGTACACCTTCAAATATTAGACTACGAATTGCCAATTACAAATATGAAACTACTAATCCTTATACACCTTCAAATTTCTGTGCCAGGCAGCAGAATGTCTACAAAACCAACTGGATTTACTTGCAGTTTTATTTCTTCCAAGTACGTACTTACAATTAATGGAGCAAAGCACAGTAGCTCTTCTACATGTTGTGTGCTAGACGGAGGGAATGCCATGCCTACGTCATTATTACAACCATTACCTTTGCCCTAGTCCAGCCATGCGTGGAGCTCACTTTTGTATTGGATGTTTGTCCTTATTCGCAGTCTGGTACTTCCACAAGCTAGGCGCTTCGTAGGACATCATTAACTGAAGCTTGCAGCCTCTATTCAAGTGGAGGGAATGGCCCATACTGACATACTGTCAGACATTTTCCTCCTGAAAAATCCAAGTTGACTGCTCCTGACGTCTCCTAAGCCTAGGTACACACACGCAGGCACAATCAGCTACCATTTGGAGATTGCATATACCCTTGCATACATCGCTCTACCTATACAATGACTTTTTTTTCTACACCTTGTTCAATATTTAGCTACCGCATGTTCTGTAGTAGCTACACAAATTTGTTGGTAGGTCCATTTTTTCTTGAGACCTGAGGAATTCTTCTTAAACCATACGTGACTTCTTTAATTATATACAGCGAAGGGTACCATCTGCGCATGTAGTATGCGATTTAAAGTACTTCGCTGCTATTGTGgaccagatttttttttttgtcactgCTCCTAATGATATATAAAGATATGAAGAAAGAATTCACCACAAAATGTTGGTGTGTATGATCAGGCGATCGAGGTCAGTGCAATCGCGAGGTTGGCAATCTTTGTCATCCTCTTACACATCTATTAATGGTTACGTTCATTTTGATTGTTGGATTTGGATCAAAATTTTAGGAGGTACGTACGTGAAGTTCTTCTTAGACATTGTAAGCTTGTGACACACCTCGTAAAGGCTACAGAACGAGTAGGATGTGACCGTAGCTCCTCTGCAGCCACATGCAGCCCATatcttgcatgtgcatggaaTAATTTCTGGACAAATTGGATACCATTCAACTAGTATTCAAATGCTCAAGCCATAACTGTCATACTGTTGCAAGGGCCGGGAGCTGTCAGCAATTAATAATGTTGCAAATACTTTTATCATTATTCACCATTCTGAAATCATCTACAGGCAATCAAATGTGCTTGATGAGAATGAAGATATTGTGTGGACAGTACCATAAAAAGAATCCGCGTATTCCTTCTTTTCGGTCAGACTAATTTGTTCGAATAACTTCAGTTTCCCTGCAGCGATTTGAAACCAACCTTAGTTGATGATGATCGGTAGACATGATGGCGCACAAAAACAGATGGACGGCATAAGAATGATGGGGTAGAAAAGTCACTACTGGAGAATCTGGAGAatcgacctttagtaccggtcagtaacTTCTCTTTAGTATGACAGCCGGGAAGGCACAAGTCATGCGAATTTCACTCGgtacgtgggattcgaacccatgacatCAAACCTGGCGTAAACCTTACTTACTATCTTACCTACACAACATGTGATAcagttagatatgctttccttttgaagtaacccgtggagagacaattagtaccgggcaataacaccacctagtactaaatgtcaccatttagtaccggttggttttattTCCTGGTACTGAAAGGCCTATGAGGATCGAAAATTTCTACCGGCCGGTACTAATTTCACGCGTCAGTAAACGTCAAgaacgaatgctcatatttctagtagtgaattCATCCTCTGATGATGATCATCGATTGAAAAGTGATTATGTAACAAATAAATTTTGATGAGGATGATCGATTGAGAAGTTTAGCACTGCTCCAGACATAAGGAGACCAATAAGACAGAATTGATCACATATAAAATGTAGGCGTCTATGGATCATGGATCAGGCGGTCGATGTCAGCGCGATCGCGAGATTGGCGAGCTTGGCCAGGGTCTCATCCTCCCTGGTCACCGGCGATGAGACGTTCCGCTGCTCAAACCACCTCTCGCATTCCACAGGTGCTTGCGCCGTCCTGCGGAGGCACAGCTTCCCGTCAACATACCTTCCATCCTTCACAGCGGCGTGGCACTTTGGCTGGTACACGTGCACCACGGAGTTGTACAGCTCTCGGCACAACCCGAGGCCCTCAGACAGGGCGCCGGCACCGCTGCCACCAAGGAGGGTGTCGATCTTTGCCTCGGTGGCGGTGGCATTGGCCGTGGCGAGGTCGACCGCGATGAGGGCCAGGTCGGCATTGTCCGCTGCGCCGGCGCTGTGGCCGTTGAAGGCAGACAAGCAGAAGTCTTCGGTGAAAGAGCCACCGCTGGCAGCGTAGGCACGCTTACACGCAGAGGGCACCACGCTGGGAGGCTCGCCGGAGACGTCTGACACGACCAAGAGGATGGACAGCAGTCCTACGAGCCAAACGATGTTATTACGGTTGGTGAATGAGGCCATGGATTTCGTGGTCACCATTGTCAACTGCAAAGCTAGTACGGACGGACGACTCTATGCTTGCACGCAAATAAAAATGCACAAGCTTGTACAATGGTCAGTTCTTTTATAGTGCTCAATCAGTTTATGGAATGTTCATATTCGTCATGATCTGATACCCAAGATTTCTATTTTATGAATGGAAATGTATCATCACAAATTGTGATTATCCATTTGTGCTGCCTGTATTTGTGCAACAGTTGAGCGAATATTTGTGTCTTTAAAACTTTCTACTTAGACTTGCGTAACGATCACTTCTTAATTGTGTTGCACGCCAAATTGAACATTATTTATAGCCGAAACATGAGAAACCTTGCTGATTCAGCCTTGGTGGTCAGAGGTTCCAGCACATGGAAATTAACCCGCTAAGCGTTTACAATACCAACAACATGTCTATAAACTCAATTGGATTAACTAGCAGCTTTTCCGTCCAGATTCATGACATTTTCACAGATTCAAAAGGTGACAAACTGGCAACGATGTATACATGTCACTGTACACATTGGCAATTACAAACATTAGATTAATCGTTCTACCCACCTTCAAAATTATTGCCAGGCTACAAAAACAATTGGATTTACTTGATAATTTTCTTATAAGTGCATCAAAATGAGCACAACTGTCACACttggttttaaaacaaaatcaagtgctacctatatgtatgctaggatctagtttcatacatatagtgacatcgtTAATGAATAACAACagagatatacaacttaatcATGGAAAACGAATGCTCCAAACTTTACAGGCAATAGACTGGGGGCTACATACGCCTAAAACTCAACATTATCTTCAGAAAACTTTACACACCTTCCTCTTTTGAGCAGTAGtaagtaagggtgagtacacttatggttggtacacaacaaggccacaagaaataacaaaataacaatttaagtccatcttcaagtttattaatcatgtgagggtccaggccgctcttgaccgtgagcatggctgatcaatcagttttacactctgcagaggttgtacactttcaccacaagtcgcataaaagttcagaagaactttagacccaaccttgctgtgctgatcaggcacacatcacactaccgaggtgtgactgcatagggacgctacaaggcctttacaaagattccctagtaagtggtaacccactaaggtttccggatcagtagcagagcataaacctccctagagggcatagtgtcttagcaaagctcaCTTCCCAAGAGGACTGGGTTATACCTCATCTGCTGCCACTTCTCttaccctttcggtaagattaccccagactagtctctaattaattagcctaGACCAAAGCcttatagttcttgtggttgcattGTTTTCtcgggtggtcgctccatgttccaattaacatcatcatggtattataaataagcatagacAGAAGGATGGTTAGAGACACTTGACTTTCTCcaatgaaaagttactcttactgctcttcagctcttgttctcttgaaactcttaatcttcaaatctttcgaatagcaatccttctactcgaaacaATCACTAGGCACAAGTTTACAAGCAAAACAAATAAATACAACTAAGAAcagtacaccaaaacaaaagaaaagctttaaaagagcgtactaaagtatagggctcgattctagaATCACGCAAATGCAGGAAATGCTGAGAACGGAACTATGGTCAACAAGGCAAAACTATCGAGAGCTTTgatttataaaataaataaaaagactatattcttgatccattttaattaaataaaacatggacatacgttatttcagagaaataccctaTGTGGAATTAAGCAAGTTATATCTAATCATTGAAAATGCGACAAACttaataatattttatttgtaaatgtTCAAGTACAAGTTATGCAAATTTAACTTTAGAAACACAGAGTATGTATAAGACATCTAATCgaataactttgtatttcgtgttcaactaaacatattaatactgaaaatgcatttatatTATCATTAAGCATAttaactttatttatgaaaatcGATGTATAACACTAGatatattttatttagaaaagctggTTATAAATAGGAATTAATCAATTAAACCTTAGTTTATGAAAATCGGGATAGAACctaatcaacttttatttagaaaactaattgaatAGGAATTAGTCAAGTTCACTCTTAACTTTGAAGTTAAAAACAAGCAATATGTAAACAGACACTGCTAGCGCATAAGTTAAGGTGAAACGAACGAGAACAACAATAATAACAGACTACTCTAGAGCGTAGAAGAAAAGCGTAAAGTATGGTTTTGGAAAGACTAGTCTACGAAGAGAACAACTAGACTGCAGGGAC harbors:
- the LOC117844073 gene encoding uncharacterized protein codes for the protein MASFTNRNNIVWLVGLLSILLVVSDVSGEPPSVVPSACKRAYAASGGSFTEDFCLSAFNGHSAGAADNADLALIAVDLATANATATEAKIDTLLGGSGAGALSEGLGLCRELYNSVVHVYQPKCHAAVKDGRYVDGKLCLRRTAQAPVECERWFEQRNVSSPVTREDETLAKLANLAIALTSTA